From one Triticum urartu cultivar G1812 chromosome 3, Tu2.1, whole genome shotgun sequence genomic stretch:
- the LOC125548281 gene encoding uncharacterized isomerase BH0283-like, which produces MCKKAIRYAVVDAFATEPFKGNPAAVCLLDDDNAADERWMQSVATEFNLSETAFLVRDLSRPASAAPLFHLRWFTPVTEVDLCGHATLASAHFLFTAVLPEHGMIEFMTKSGILTAKKVPAPGGAGEAHGKLFIELNFPMIDFLDCNEMPSIPETLNGAPVVSVHKSAADGDLIVELSSAKEVADILPNIEEIKKLSCGGIMVTGPAPAGSGYDFFTRLFCPKFGMDEDPVTGSIHCVLGPFWGRKLGKQKLTAFQASPRGGTLYLELDDANRRVKIQGETVTVMSGTLLV; this is translated from the exons ATGTGCAAGAAAGCCATCCGATACGCCGTG GTGGACGCCTTCGCGACCGAGCCGTTCAAGGGCAACCCCGCCGCGGTGTGCCTCCTCGACGACGACAACGCCGCGGACGAGCGGTGGATGCAGTCCGTCGCCACCGAGTTCAACCTCTCCGAGACCGCCTTCCTCGTCCGCGACTTGTCCCGGCCCGCCAGCGCCGCGCCGCTCTTCCACCTTCGATGGTTCACCCCCGTCACCGAG GTCGACCTGTGTGGGCACGCGACGTTGGCCTCCGCCCACTTCCTCTTCACGGCCGTTCTGCCGGAGCATGGCATGATCGAGTTCATGACCAAATCCGGCATCCTGACTGCGAAGAAAGTTCCTGCGCCAGGGGGCGCAGGCGAGGCCCACGGGAAGCTGTTTATTGAGCTGAATTTCCCCATGATTGATTTCCTGGACTGCAACGAGATGCCGTCGATTCCAGAGACCCTAAACGGCGCACCAGTGGTCAGTGTTCACAAATCGGCGGCCGACGGTGATCTCATT GTGGAACTTTCTTCAGCAAAAGAGGTTGCCGACATCCTTCCTAACATCGAAGAAATTAAGAAGTTGTCATGTGGTGGTATCATGGTTACAGGACCGGCACCTGCTGGATCTGGTTATGACTTCTTCACACGTTTATTCTGCCCGAAATTTGGGATGGATGAG GACCCTGTTACTGGCAGTATACATTGTGTATTGGGACCCTTTTGGGGTAGAAAGCTTGGGAAGCAAAAACTGACGGCATTTCAA GCATCTCCAAGGGGTGGAACGCTATACCTGGAACTGGATGACGCAAATCGGCGAGTGAAAATCCAAGGAGAAACCGTTACTGTCATGTCCGGGACACTCCTGGTGTAA
- the LOC125548280 gene encoding uncharacterized protein LOC125548280, which produces MASIVLLLSELLGGAGSTSMLEANCYMGGHSLREFRPTAATGERAPTEPKLRGTTSTAAKDEEPSSLDLEDLSAVSRISVDVMWP; this is translated from the coding sequence ATGGCTTCGATCGTGCTGCTGCTGTCGGAGCTGCTCGGCGGCGCGGGGAGCACCAGCATGCTGGAGGCCAACTGCTACATGGGCGGCCACAGCCTGCGGGAATTCCGGCCCACGGCGGCCACGGGCGAGCGGGCGCCCACGGAGCCGAAGCTGCGGGGAACAACCTCAACGGCGGCGAAGGATGAGGAGCCGTCGTCGTTGGACCTGGAGGATCTCTCCGCCGTGTCCAGGATATCGGTGGACGTGATGTGGCCCTGA